From Cellulomonas dongxiuzhuiae, the proteins below share one genomic window:
- a CDS encoding dihydroxyacetone kinase family protein: MVSPLADDPARFVDDALDGFVDLYADQVRRVPGGVVRAVPAPASQVAVVVGGGSGHYPAFCGLVGPGYAHGAVVGNVFTSPSTADAVSVGAAAAGDAGVLLLTGNYAGDVMNFTLARDELRARGIPAEFLVVTDDVASAPADEAHRRRGIAGDHVVFKVAGAAAAEGLSFDDVVAAARHANDRTRTLGVAFDGCTLPGADAPLFTVPEGTVGLGVGIHGEPGIGEVPACTASELALILVDRLLTERPADAGPRVGVVLNGLGRTKHEELFVLWRAVRPLLDAAGLQAVQPDVGELVTSLDMSGCSLTLVWLDDDLERWWCAPAHTPAYRRGQVGGVADAPRSDDVGTRAESSTPGSVGSATSGASSSDASAPGGAARVVDATDASEASGVVAALGAVRTVLTDLETELGRLDAVAGDGDHGRGMLRGAGAAADAAAAAADAGHGAVASLREAGRAWADRAGGTSGVLWGAGIGAVAHALAARPVADPSTRTAAAVRAGVAAVVALGGAQPGDKTMVDAAEPFAAALEQAAAAGEPLGAAWDAALDAARTAAQETAALRPRLGRARPLAERSVGTPDPGAVSFAAIVAAVRSTVVPEEKETP, from the coding sequence GTGGTGAGCCCCCTGGCCGACGACCCGGCCCGGTTCGTCGACGACGCGCTCGACGGGTTCGTCGACCTGTACGCCGACCAGGTCCGCCGCGTCCCCGGCGGAGTCGTGCGGGCCGTGCCGGCCCCCGCGTCGCAGGTCGCGGTCGTCGTGGGCGGCGGGTCGGGCCACTACCCGGCGTTCTGCGGCCTGGTCGGGCCCGGGTACGCGCACGGTGCGGTCGTCGGCAACGTCTTCACGTCACCGTCCACCGCGGACGCCGTGTCGGTCGGTGCCGCGGCCGCGGGCGACGCGGGCGTGCTGCTGCTCACCGGCAACTACGCGGGCGACGTCATGAACTTCACGCTCGCGCGCGACGAGCTGCGCGCGCGCGGCATCCCCGCGGAGTTCCTCGTCGTCACCGACGACGTCGCGTCGGCCCCGGCCGACGAGGCGCACCGGCGTCGCGGCATCGCCGGGGACCACGTCGTCTTCAAGGTCGCGGGTGCCGCCGCGGCCGAGGGCCTGTCGTTCGACGACGTCGTCGCCGCGGCGCGCCACGCCAACGACCGCACGCGCACGCTCGGCGTCGCGTTCGACGGCTGCACGCTGCCCGGTGCCGACGCGCCGCTGTTCACCGTGCCCGAGGGCACGGTCGGCCTGGGCGTGGGGATCCACGGCGAGCCGGGCATCGGCGAGGTGCCCGCGTGCACCGCGAGCGAGCTCGCGCTGATCCTCGTCGACCGTCTGCTCACCGAGCGCCCCGCCGACGCCGGCCCCCGCGTGGGCGTCGTGCTCAACGGCCTGGGCCGCACCAAGCACGAGGAGCTGTTCGTGCTGTGGCGCGCCGTGCGTCCGCTGCTCGACGCCGCCGGCCTGCAGGCCGTGCAGCCCGACGTGGGCGAGCTCGTCACGAGCCTCGACATGTCCGGGTGCTCGCTGACGCTCGTGTGGCTCGACGACGACCTCGAGCGGTGGTGGTGCGCTCCGGCGCACACGCCGGCCTACCGGCGCGGGCAGGTCGGGGGCGTGGCCGACGCACCGCGGTCCGATGACGTGGGCACGCGCGCCGAGTCGTCGACGCCCGGGTCCGTGGGCTCCGCGACGTCGGGCGCGTCGTCGTCCGACGCGTCCGCGCCCGGCGGCGCGGCTCGCGTCGTCGACGCGACCGACGCGTCCGAGGCGTCGGGCGTCGTCGCCGCGCTGGGCGCCGTGCGCACCGTCCTGACGGACCTCGAGACGGAGCTGGGCAGGCTCGACGCCGTCGCCGGGGACGGTGACCACGGCCGCGGCATGCTGCGCGGGGCCGGTGCCGCCGCCGACGCGGCCGCCGCCGCCGCGGACGCGGGCCACGGCGCCGTCGCGAGCCTGCGGGAGGCCGGCCGGGCGTGGGCCGACCGCGCGGGAGGCACGTCCGGCGTGCTGTGGGGCGCGGGCATCGGTGCCGTCGCGCATGCGCTGGCCGCGCGACCCGTCGCCGACCCGTCGACGCGGACGGCCGCGGCCGTGCGTGCGGGCGTCGCCGCCGTCGTCGCGCTGGGCGGCGCGCAGCCGGGGGACAAGACGATGGTCGACGCCGCCGAGCCGTTCGCCGCCGCGCTCGAGCAGGCGGCGGCCGCCGGCGAGCCGCTCGGTGCCGCGTGGGACGCCGCGCTGGACGCGGCGCGCACGGCGGCGCAGGAGACCGCGGCGCTGCGCCCCCGCCTGGGGCGGGCACGTCCGCTCGCCGAGCGCAGCGTGGGCACCCCCGACCCCGGGGCCGTGTCGTTCGCGGCGATCGTCGCGGCCGTCCGGTCCACCGTCGTACCCGAGGAGAAGGAGACGCCGTGA
- a CDS encoding GGDEF domain-containing protein: MGSVTRRGSTAKGAHRGGLSAADLGGVRGLAVAAHRFDACRDVEEVVAAAAQAAVDVLGADACAVARITQETCRVVHLEPPSNDPRWHQFLSTTYRADERPALRALLRNRESWLAHAFDAQGRSVHPGDTSAGDRVEVELLREVGAASALTSPVVVNDVVWGQISVVRDFDVPLFHTDDVATAEVLAALAAGAIARVDLEQQMRQIIADDPLTGLANRRTADQAAEVALASGRETCVVMCDVDGLKRVNDELGHDAGDDLLRAVADVLRRAADAIPGATAARIGGDEFCLVTVDQPREVVATTMATTVAKFPLPHGAAISYGIASTAVMGSVEARHLFRRADQAQYQAKRRRARARARTTPPISDPVQAVERLTASGAVAIGAAAPAVVPRLCAFAAAVTETLGGDSWAVRERMPGSDTFTTVARGGSSADSSETRLITLDRDEWVVEIAVAAAASTGRQVQTALRALVAIAILDVGAL, from the coding sequence ATGGGCAGCGTGACGCGCAGGGGCTCGACCGCCAAGGGTGCGCACCGAGGTGGTCTCTCGGCTGCGGACCTCGGTGGCGTGCGCGGACTCGCCGTCGCCGCGCACCGTTTCGACGCGTGCCGGGACGTCGAGGAGGTCGTCGCGGCGGCCGCGCAGGCCGCGGTCGACGTCCTCGGTGCCGACGCCTGCGCGGTGGCCCGGATCACCCAGGAGACGTGCCGGGTCGTGCACCTCGAGCCGCCCAGCAACGACCCCCGCTGGCACCAGTTCCTCAGCACCACGTACCGCGCCGACGAGCGCCCCGCGCTGCGCGCGCTGCTGCGCAACCGCGAGAGCTGGCTGGCGCACGCGTTCGACGCGCAGGGCCGCTCGGTGCACCCGGGCGACACGTCGGCCGGCGACCGGGTCGAGGTGGAGCTCCTGCGCGAGGTCGGCGCCGCCTCGGCGCTCACCTCGCCCGTCGTCGTCAACGACGTCGTGTGGGGCCAGATCTCGGTGGTGCGCGACTTCGACGTGCCGCTGTTCCACACCGACGACGTCGCGACGGCCGAGGTGCTGGCTGCGCTCGCCGCAGGCGCGATCGCGCGCGTGGACCTCGAGCAGCAGATGCGGCAGATCATCGCCGACGACCCGCTCACGGGGCTGGCGAACCGGCGCACCGCCGACCAGGCCGCGGAGGTCGCGCTCGCGTCCGGACGCGAGACCTGCGTCGTCATGTGCGACGTGGACGGCCTCAAGCGCGTGAACGACGAGCTCGGGCACGACGCGGGCGACGACCTGCTGCGTGCCGTCGCGGACGTCCTGCGCCGCGCGGCCGACGCGATCCCCGGGGCGACGGCGGCACGCATCGGCGGCGACGAGTTCTGCCTCGTGACGGTCGACCAGCCGCGCGAGGTCGTCGCGACGACGATGGCGACGACCGTCGCGAAGTTCCCGCTGCCGCACGGCGCCGCCATCTCCTACGGCATCGCGTCGACCGCCGTCATGGGGTCCGTCGAGGCGCGCCACCTCTTCCGCCGCGCCGACCAGGCGCAGTACCAGGCGAAGCGCCGGCGGGCCCGCGCCCGGGCCCGCACGACCCCGCCCATCTCCGACCCCGTGCAGGCCGTCGAGCGCCTCACCGCGAGCGGTGCGGTCGCGATCGGCGCCGCGGCGCCCGCGGTCGTGCCGCGGCTGTGCGCGTTCGCCGCGGCCGTGACCGAGACGCTGGGCGGCGACTCGTGGGCGGTGCGCGAGCGCATGCCCGGGTCCGACACGTTCACGACCGTCGCGCGGGGCGGCAGCTCCGCCGACTCCTCCGAGACCCGGCTGATCACGCTCGACCGGGACGAGTGGGTCGTCGAGATCGCCGTCGCCGCGGCCGCGTCGACGGGGCGTCAGGTGCAGACCGCGCTGCGCGCGCTCGTCGCGATCGCGATCCTGGACGTCGGGGCGCTCTGA
- a CDS encoding NAD(P)-dependent oxidoreductase, translating to MSARVAVLGLGAMGLPMATALARTFDVVAFDIAAERTALAVEAGATGAATVADACTGTDVVVVGVRDGAQLDALVLGTGGVADSLAPGAVVVVTSTVGEAAVVSVATALAARGVLTVDAPVSGGPVRAGTGDLLIMVGADDAALAAARPVLDAMSSSLTVVGAIGAGQQLKTVNQLLCGIHTAAASEALALAHRLGLDLDACIEVLSQGAAASFMFADRGPRIAQQLRGETPPLRSRLDVIGKDMGIVGDLTRQLKVATPVAAAAEQLYRAVSAAGLDAADDSVVATTLAQERTW from the coding sequence ATGAGCGCCCGCGTCGCCGTCCTCGGCCTGGGGGCCATGGGGCTGCCCATGGCGACCGCGCTGGCGCGGACGTTCGACGTGGTCGCGTTCGACATCGCCGCGGAGCGCACCGCGCTCGCGGTGGAGGCGGGCGCCACGGGTGCGGCGACGGTCGCCGACGCGTGCACCGGGACGGACGTCGTCGTCGTGGGGGTGCGCGACGGCGCGCAGCTCGACGCGCTGGTACTCGGGACGGGCGGGGTCGCCGACTCCCTGGCCCCCGGCGCCGTGGTCGTCGTGACGTCGACCGTCGGCGAGGCGGCGGTGGTGTCCGTCGCGACCGCGCTCGCCGCTCGGGGAGTCCTCACGGTCGACGCCCCCGTCTCCGGCGGGCCCGTGCGTGCCGGCACCGGTGACCTGCTCATCATGGTCGGCGCGGACGACGCGGCCCTGGCCGCGGCCCGTCCGGTGCTCGACGCGATGTCCTCGTCCCTCACAGTCGTGGGCGCGATCGGCGCCGGGCAGCAGCTCAAGACGGTCAACCAGCTGCTGTGCGGCATCCACACCGCCGCCGCGTCCGAGGCGCTCGCGCTCGCGCACCGCCTGGGCCTCGACCTCGACGCGTGCATCGAGGTCCTGTCGCAGGGCGCGGCCGCGTCGTTCATGTTCGCCGACCGCGGTCCGCGCATCGCGCAGCAGCTGCGCGGCGAGACCCCGCCGCTGCGCTCGCGGCTCGACGTCATCGGCAAGGACATGGGCATCGTGGGCGACCTGACGCGGCAGCTCAAGGTCGCGACGCCCGTCGCGGCGGCCGCGGAGCAGCTGTACCGGGCCGTGTCCGCCGCCGGCCTCGACGCCGCCGACGACTCGGTCGTCGCGACGACGCTCGCCCAGGAGCGGACGTGGTGA
- a CDS encoding LacI family DNA-binding transcriptional regulator: MPAPARRPTLTAVAERAGVSIATASKVLNRHDVAPATRERVEAALAELGYRPPGLRHVELRRTVEFLVDKLDSPYAMEVLRGVTLAAEEADVDVTVSRLRRGGGDRPEAASTWTRRLVAARRTGAIVVTGQVTGTTYASIARARLPVVVVDPLHLTTPELVSVGATNWTGGRTATEHLLDLGHTRIAMIGGPEASMSAVARADGYRSACQRAGVPVDPALVRHVAFDHDDALHAAAALLRLDDPPTAVVASSDAQALGVLGAARLLGLTVPRDLSVVGYDDTYVAAWANPPLTSVHQPLHDIGRVALRTVVAMADGRVPDSHHIELATSLVVRCSTAAPAR; this comes from the coding sequence ATGCCTGCTCCCGCGCGTCGTCCGACGCTCACCGCCGTCGCCGAGCGCGCCGGCGTGTCGATCGCCACGGCGTCGAAGGTCCTCAACCGCCACGACGTCGCGCCCGCCACCCGTGAGCGCGTCGAGGCGGCGCTGGCCGAGCTCGGCTACCGCCCGCCCGGCCTGCGGCACGTCGAGCTGCGCCGCACGGTCGAGTTCCTCGTCGACAAGCTCGACAGCCCGTACGCCATGGAGGTGCTGCGCGGCGTCACGCTCGCCGCGGAGGAGGCGGACGTCGACGTCACCGTCTCGCGCCTGCGACGCGGCGGCGGGGACCGTCCCGAGGCGGCCTCCACGTGGACGCGGCGCCTGGTCGCCGCGCGACGCACCGGCGCGATCGTCGTCACCGGCCAGGTCACCGGCACGACGTACGCGAGCATCGCCCGCGCACGCCTGCCCGTGGTCGTCGTCGACCCGCTGCACCTCACGACGCCCGAGCTGGTGTCGGTCGGCGCCACCAACTGGACCGGCGGACGCACCGCGACCGAGCACCTGCTCGACCTCGGCCACACGCGCATCGCCATGATCGGCGGCCCCGAGGCGTCCATGAGCGCGGTCGCCCGCGCCGACGGCTACCGCTCGGCGTGCCAGCGCGCAGGCGTGCCCGTCGACCCCGCGCTCGTCCGGCACGTCGCGTTCGACCACGACGACGCGCTGCACGCCGCCGCCGCCCTGCTGCGGCTCGACGACCCCCCGACCGCGGTGGTCGCCAGCAGCGACGCGCAGGCGCTCGGCGTGCTCGGGGCCGCGCGCCTGCTGGGTCTCACCGTGCCGCGGGACCTGTCGGTCGTCGGGTACGACGACACGTACGTGGCGGCGTGGGCCAACCCGCCGCTGACGAGCGTCCACCAGCCGCTGCACGACATCGGGCGCGTGGCGCTGCGGACGGTCGTGGCGATGGCCGACGGGCGCGTGCCCGACTCCCACCACATCGAGCTCGCGACGTCGCTCGTCGTGCGCTGCTCGACGGCGGCGCCGGCCCGCTGA
- a CDS encoding DMT family transporter, with translation MSTTSVAWLVLVVSGLFEAVWATALGRSEGFTRLVPTVVFGLALLVSMGGLAFAMRELPTGTSYAVWVGIGASVTVAVAMVTGTETASLVKILLILGIVACVVGLKLVH, from the coding sequence GTGTCCACCACGTCCGTCGCCTGGCTCGTGCTCGTCGTCTCGGGGCTGTTCGAGGCCGTCTGGGCGACCGCCCTGGGCCGGTCCGAGGGGTTCACCCGGCTCGTCCCGACCGTCGTCTTCGGCCTCGCGCTGCTCGTCTCGATGGGCGGCCTCGCCTTCGCGATGCGCGAGCTGCCCACCGGCACGTCGTACGCCGTGTGGGTCGGCATCGGCGCGTCCGTGACCGTCGCCGTCGCGATGGTGACGGGCACCGAGACCGCGAGCCTCGTCAAGATCCTGCTCATCCTCGGGATCGTAGCCTGCGTCGTGGGCCTCAAGCTCGTCCACTGA
- a CDS encoding NUDIX domain-containing protein, with product MSWRTVASRVVYENPWITVREDDAVAPDGRPALYGVVELRPSVFVVALTDDDEVVLVTTDRYTTGPASVEVPAGGTDGQEPLVAAQRELAEETGLVARDWTHVGTLDALNGVARAVEHVFVARGLSPVADAGATAHEQAAEGITAVRAVPLRDAFAMVRRGEVRDGETVAALALAALHLGLLA from the coding sequence ATGAGCTGGCGGACCGTGGCCTCGCGCGTCGTGTACGAGAACCCCTGGATCACGGTGCGGGAGGACGACGCGGTCGCGCCCGACGGCAGGCCCGCGCTGTACGGTGTCGTCGAGCTGCGGCCGTCCGTGTTCGTCGTCGCGCTCACCGACGACGACGAGGTCGTGCTCGTCACGACCGACCGCTACACGACCGGGCCGGCGTCGGTCGAGGTGCCCGCGGGCGGCACCGACGGCCAGGAGCCGCTGGTCGCGGCGCAGCGCGAGCTCGCGGAGGAGACCGGCCTCGTCGCGCGCGACTGGACGCACGTCGGCACCCTCGACGCCCTCAACGGGGTCGCGCGCGCGGTCGAGCACGTGTTCGTCGCCCGCGGGCTGTCGCCCGTCGCCGACGCGGGTGCGACCGCCCACGAGCAGGCGGCCGAGGGCATCACGGCGGTGCGGGCCGTCCCGCTGCGGGACGCGTTCGCGATGGTCCGCCGGGGCGAGGTCCGCGACGGGGAGACGGTGGCCGCGCTCGCGCTCGCCGCCCTGCACCTGGGCCTCCTCGCCTGA
- a CDS encoding ribose-5-phosphate isomerase, producing MSVSRIVVGADEAGLTYKDALADLLRADPRVEVVEDVGVHAGDDTAYPHVAVAAARRVAAGGADRALLVCGTGLGMAIAANKVPGVRAVTAHDTFSVQRSVLSNDAQVLCLGQRVIGLELAKTLVREWLDQEFDPASASAAKVDVIRGYETDDAGAERTDASEGAGGGC from the coding sequence GTGAGCGTGTCGAGGATCGTGGTCGGTGCCGACGAGGCCGGCCTGACGTACAAGGACGCGCTGGCGGACCTGCTGCGCGCCGACCCCCGGGTCGAGGTCGTCGAGGACGTCGGCGTGCACGCCGGTGACGACACCGCCTACCCGCACGTCGCCGTCGCGGCCGCGCGCCGGGTCGCCGCGGGCGGTGCCGACCGTGCGCTGCTCGTGTGCGGCACGGGGCTGGGCATGGCGATCGCCGCCAACAAGGTGCCCGGCGTGCGGGCGGTGACCGCGCACGACACGTTCTCGGTGCAGCGCTCGGTGCTGTCGAACGACGCGCAGGTGCTGTGCCTCGGTCAGCGCGTCATCGGGCTCGAGCTCGCCAAGACGCTGGTGCGCGAGTGGCTGGACCAGGAGTTCGACCCCGCGTCGGCGTCGGCCGCCAAGGTCGACGTCATCCGGGGGTACGAGACCGACGACGCGGGCGCCGAGCGCACCGACGCGTCCGAGGGGGCCGGCGGGGGCTGCTGA
- a CDS encoding chymotrypsin family serine protease, with protein sequence MDHDEAREAKAHAVAVARTLAEGAVHSAAAEVSVAPLAVGLAPCPDGSYGIALRYRLGLPGVRSLAHQVAAEIGQVGKVVDLRRTGRIRALAGAGHRSGVGTDGPTVPGPRPPVVTAQALGETGRVRPLRPGVSIAHVDVTAGTLGAFVQVGGAVHALSNYHVLAGSPAARPGDLILQPGPADGGRAPADRVGTLAAAVPLAAGTTATVDAAIALLDDEYVDATYPVGRITTTARALGGELVAKVGRTTAVTSGRVTAIELDDVVVGYGEELGDLRFDDQIEIEGTGTAAFSRGGDSGSLVYREDGVALGLLFAGSELGGDNGRGLTYVNPIDAVLGALDATLLA encoded by the coding sequence ATGGACCACGACGAGGCACGCGAGGCCAAGGCGCACGCGGTGGCGGTGGCACGCACGCTCGCGGAGGGCGCGGTGCACTCCGCCGCGGCGGAGGTCAGCGTCGCGCCGCTGGCCGTGGGCCTCGCGCCGTGCCCGGACGGCAGCTACGGGATCGCGCTGCGGTACCGCCTCGGGCTGCCGGGCGTGCGCTCGCTCGCCCACCAGGTCGCCGCGGAGATCGGCCAGGTCGGCAAGGTCGTCGACCTGCGCCGCACCGGGCGGATCCGCGCCCTCGCCGGGGCCGGTCACCGGTCGGGCGTCGGCACCGACGGGCCGACCGTCCCCGGCCCGCGCCCGCCCGTCGTCACGGCCCAGGCGCTGGGCGAGACGGGCCGCGTGCGCCCGCTGCGCCCCGGCGTCTCGATCGCGCACGTCGACGTCACTGCCGGCACGCTCGGTGCGTTCGTGCAGGTGGGCGGCGCCGTTCACGCGCTGTCGAACTACCACGTGCTCGCGGGCTCCCCTGCGGCGCGTCCGGGCGACCTGATCCTGCAGCCCGGCCCCGCGGACGGCGGGCGCGCGCCCGCGGACCGGGTCGGCACGCTCGCCGCGGCCGTGCCCCTCGCCGCCGGCACGACGGCCACGGTCGACGCGGCGATCGCCCTGCTCGACGACGAGTACGTGGACGCGACGTACCCGGTCGGCCGCATCACGACGACGGCCCGCGCGCTGGGCGGCGAGCTCGTCGCCAAGGTCGGGCGGACGACCGCCGTGACGAGCGGGCGCGTCACCGCGATCGAGCTGGACGACGTCGTCGTCGGCTACGGCGAGGAGCTGGGCGACCTGCGGTTCGACGACCAGATCGAGATCGAGGGCACGGGTACCGCCGCGTTCTCCCGCGGCGGCGACTCCGGCTCGCTCGTCTACCGCGAGGACGGGGTCGCGCTGGGACTGCTCTTTGCCGGGTCGGAGCTCGGGGGGGACAATGGACGCGGGCTGACCTACGTCAACCCCATCGATGCCGTCCTCGGGGCGCTCGACGCGACGCTGCTCGCCTGA
- a CDS encoding DUF6458 family protein, whose amino-acid sequence MGIGTGIALLVIGAILSFGISDRIEGIDLTVIGYICMGAGVLALILAVALNSQRTNTTHRQVVEHREEPPLPPTV is encoded by the coding sequence ATGGGCATCGGTACCGGCATCGCACTCCTGGTGATCGGGGCGATCCTCTCGTTCGGCATCTCCGACCGCATCGAGGGCATCGACCTGACGGTCATCGGGTACATCTGCATGGGCGCCGGCGTGCTCGCGCTGATCCTGGCGGTCGCGCTCAACTCGCAGCGCACCAACACCACGCACCGCCAGGTGGTCGAGCACCGTGAGGAGCCGCCGCTCCCGCCGACGGTCTGA
- a CDS encoding sugar phosphate isomerase/epimerase family protein: MSTDGTRPTSEQWPIAAAMLPFPASQDAPADTWVDHLAEVAYEGFTEVDLTDSWVQPGDLAPARVDELRDALATVGLDPVALSAIRRSVIDPETGDENLAYSHRTIDAAAALGVRVVSVGLHRPLLPAQRGAFWFWTEEGPADATDPDTWSRAVTRLRELGRHAGEVGVQLSLEMYEDTLLGTAESAVRLVQDIGRDDVGLNPDLGNLIRLHRPIEDFQAAVAACLPVSNYWHVKSYFRDEDRTAGTYVALPAPMEMGSVSYRTAIRTAVDVGFTGPFCVEHYGGDGLSVSARNARYIRRMLAVATGEARESVLRATAGAR, translated from the coding sequence ATGAGCACGGACGGCACCCGTCCCACGAGCGAGCAGTGGCCGATCGCCGCCGCGATGCTCCCGTTCCCCGCGTCCCAGGACGCCCCGGCGGACACCTGGGTCGACCACCTCGCGGAGGTCGCGTACGAGGGGTTCACCGAGGTCGACCTCACCGACTCGTGGGTGCAGCCGGGTGACCTCGCACCCGCGCGCGTCGACGAGCTGCGCGACGCGCTGGCGACGGTCGGGCTCGACCCCGTCGCGCTGTCCGCGATCCGCCGCTCGGTCATCGACCCCGAGACGGGCGACGAGAACCTGGCCTACTCGCACCGGACGATCGACGCGGCCGCCGCCCTCGGCGTCCGCGTCGTCAGCGTCGGCCTGCACCGCCCGCTGCTGCCCGCGCAGCGCGGCGCGTTCTGGTTCTGGACCGAGGAGGGCCCCGCCGACGCGACGGACCCCGACACGTGGAGCCGGGCGGTCACCCGCCTGCGCGAGCTGGGCCGGCACGCCGGCGAGGTGGGCGTCCAGCTGTCCCTCGAGATGTACGAGGACACCCTGCTGGGCACGGCGGAGTCCGCCGTCCGGCTCGTGCAGGACATCGGCCGCGACGACGTGGGCCTCAACCCCGACCTGGGCAACCTCATCCGCCTGCACCGGCCGATCGAGGACTTCCAGGCCGCCGTCGCCGCCTGCCTGCCCGTGTCGAACTACTGGCACGTCAAGAGCTACTTCCGCGACGAGGACCGCACCGCCGGCACGTACGTCGCGCTGCCCGCGCCCATGGAGATGGGCTCGGTGAGCTACCGCACGGCCATCCGCACGGCCGTCGACGTCGGGTTCACCGGCCCGTTCTGCGTCGAGCACTACGGCGGCGACGGGCTGTCGGTCTCGGCGCGCAACGCGCGGTACATCCGCCGCATGCTCGCCGTCGCCACGGGCGAGGCCCGCGAGTCCGTGCTGCGCGCGACGGCGGGTGCGCGATGA
- a CDS encoding lytic polysaccharide monooxygenase, whose product MPRHRTTRRTLGSLAAVAVVATALVAIPTVAQAHGGLTNPPTRTWVCYQDGLAGGQAAGEAGNMRPTNAACKNAFADNSYGFYNWFGDLLGTINGRHETIADGKLCGPDSKFAAFNTPSSAWPTTRVTPGQTMTFQYAAVARHPGYFTTWITKDGWNQNEPIGWDDLEAEPFDRVLNPPLREGGVAGPEYWWNVKLPSNKSGKHVLFNIWERTDSPESFYNCVDVDFGGGGGVTPTPTPTRSATPTPTPTPTRTATPTPTPSVTPTPSVTPSSTPSPTPSVTPSPSVPSDSVCELEVDTSSSWQGGFQGNVTVFNATMEPVNGWEVKWKFANGESIQQAWSSVTTQSGSTVTAKNAAWNSTIGHHNAVSFGFIGSGTPRQVTDATLNGQPCIIR is encoded by the coding sequence ATGCCCCGACACCGCACCACCCGCCGCACGCTCGGCAGCCTCGCCGCCGTCGCGGTCGTCGCGACCGCTCTGGTCGCCATCCCCACCGTCGCCCAGGCGCACGGCGGGCTCACCAACCCCCCGACACGCACGTGGGTCTGCTACCAGGACGGCCTCGCGGGCGGCCAGGCCGCGGGCGAGGCCGGCAACATGCGGCCGACCAACGCGGCCTGCAAGAACGCCTTCGCCGACAACAGCTACGGTTTCTACAACTGGTTCGGCGACCTGCTCGGCACGATCAACGGCCGGCACGAGACCATCGCCGACGGCAAGCTGTGCGGCCCGGACTCGAAGTTCGCCGCCTTCAACACGCCGTCGTCCGCGTGGCCGACCACGCGTGTCACGCCGGGTCAGACGATGACCTTCCAGTACGCGGCGGTCGCGCGTCACCCCGGGTACTTCACGACGTGGATCACGAAGGACGGCTGGAACCAGAACGAGCCGATCGGCTGGGACGACCTCGAGGCCGAGCCCTTCGACCGCGTCCTCAACCCGCCGCTGCGCGAGGGTGGCGTCGCCGGGCCCGAGTACTGGTGGAACGTGAAGCTGCCCTCGAACAAGAGCGGCAAGCACGTCCTGTTCAACATCTGGGAGCGCACGGACAGCCCCGAGTCGTTCTACAACTGCGTGGACGTCGACTTCGGCGGTGGCGGCGGTGTGACGCCGACCCCGACCCCGACCCGCAGCGCGACGCCGACGCCCACGCCGACCCCGACGCGCACCGCGACGCCGACCCCGACCCCGTCGGTCACGCCGACGCCGTCGGTGACCCCGTCGTCCACGCCGTCACCGACCCCGTCGGTCACGCCCTCGCCCAGCGTCCCCAGCGACTCGGTGTGCGAGCTCGAGGTCGACACGTCGAGCTCCTGGCAGGGCGGGTTCCAGGGCAACGTCACCGTGTTCAACGCGACCATGGAGCCCGTGAACGGCTGGGAGGTGAAGTGGAAGTTCGCCAACGGCGAGTCCATCCAGCAGGCGTGGAGCAGCGTGACGACGCAGTCCGGCTCGACCGTCACCGCGAAGAACGCCGCCTGGAACTCCACGATCGGTCACCACAACGCCGTGAGCTTCGGCTTCATCGGCTCGGGCACCCCGAGGCAGGTGACGGACGCGACCCTCAACGGCCAGCCCTGCATCATCCGCTGA